Proteins encoded together in one Zonotrichia leucophrys gambelii isolate GWCS_2022_RI chromosome 1, RI_Zleu_2.0, whole genome shotgun sequence window:
- the FZD4 gene encoding frizzled-4: protein MAGGHGGGAAGRARLLAVLLAGLLGGARGFGDEEERRCDAIRIAMCQNLGYNVTKMPNLVGHELQADAELQLTTFTPLIQYGCSSQLQFFLCSVYVPMCTEKINIPIGPCGGMCLSVKRRCEPVLKEFGFFWPDALNCSKFPPQNDHNHMCMEGPGDEEVPLHSKTSLQPGEECHGMGSNSDQYIWVKRSLSCVLKCGYDAGLYSRSAKEFTDIWMAIWASLCFISTAFTVLTFLIDSSRFSYPERPIIFLSMCYNIYSIAYIVRLTVGRERISCDFEEAAEPVLIQEGLKNTGCAIIFLLMYFFGMASSIWWVILTLTWFLAAGLKWGHEAIEMHSSYFHIAAWAIPAVKTIVILIMRLVDADELTGLCYVGNQNLDALTGFVVAPLFTYLVIGTLFIAAGLVALFKIRSNLQKDGTKTDKLERLMVKIGVFSVLYTVPATCVIACYFYEISNWAIFRYSADDSNMAVEMLKIFMSLLVGITSGMWIWSAKTLHTWQKCSNRLVNSGKVKREKRADGWVKPGKGNETVV from the exons ATGGCGGGGGGCCATGGCGGGGGGGCGGCCGGCCGCGCCCGGCTGCTGGCCGTGCTGCTGGCCGGGCTGCTCGGCGGGGCGCGGGGCTTCGGCGACGAGGAGGAGCGGCGCTGCGACGCCATCCGCATCGCCATGTGCCAGAACCTGGGCTACAATGTCACCAAGATGCCCAACCTGGTGGGGCACGAGCTGCAGGCGGACGCGGAGCTGCAGCTCACCACCTTCACCCCGCTCATCCAGTACGGCTgctccagccagctccag TTCTTCCTGTGTTCAGTTTATGTGCCGATGTGCACAGAGAAGATTAACATCCCCATCGGTCCCTGCGGAGGCATGTGCCTCTCTGTCAAAAGAAGATGTGAACctgttttaaaagaatttgggtttttctggcCAGACGCCCTAAACTGCAGCAAATTCCCACCCCAGAATGATCACAACCACATGTGCATGGAGGGCCCAGGAGACGAAGAGGTTCCCCTTCACAGCAAGACCTCcttgcagcctggagaagagtgCCACGGCATGGGATCTAACTCAGATCAGTACATTTGGGTGAAGAGAAGCTTGAGCTGCGTCCTGAAGTGCGGCTACGACGCTGGTCTGTACAGCAGGTCAGCCAAGGAATTCACAGATATCTGGATGGCCATATGGGCCAGTCTTTGCTTCATCTCGACTGCCTTCACAGTCCTGACCTTCCTGATTGATTCATCCAGATTTTCCTACCCAGAGCGGCCAATCATATTTTTGAGCATGTGCTACAATATTTATAGCATTGCTTATATTGTGAGGCTAACTGTGGGCCGGGAAAGGATATCCTGTGATTTTGAAGAGGCAGCAGAACCTGTTCTTATCCAAGAAGGTCTTAAGAACACAGGATGTGCGATAATTTTCTTGCTGATGTACTTTTTCGGGATGGCTAGCTCCATCTGGTGGGTTATTCTGACACTGACGTGGTTTCTGGCTGCGGGACTCAAGTGGGGCCACGAAGCAATCGAGATGCACAGCTCCTACTTCCACATCGCAGCCTGGGCCATCCCGGCAGTGAAGACCATTGTCATTTTGATTATGAGACTTGTAGATGCAGACGAGCTCACCGGCCTCTGCTATGTTGGGAACCAGAACCTGGATGCGCTGACAGGCTTTGTTGTGGCTCCGCTTTTTACCTACCTGGTCATCGGGACTTTATTCATTGCAGCGGGACTCGTGGCCTTATTTAAAATCAGGTCTAATCTCCAGAAAGATGGAACTAAAACTGACAAACTGGAAAGACTGATGGTCAAAATTGGGGTCTTTTCAGTGTTGTACACCGTCCCAGCAACATGTGTCATTGCCTGTTATTTCTATGAAATCTCCAACTGGGCCATTTTCCGCTATTCGGCAGATGATTCCAATATGGCAGTGGAGATGCTCAAAATTTTCATGTCCCTTCTGGTGGGTATTACATCAGGTATGTGGATCTGGTCAGCCAAAACTCTGCACACGTGGCAGAAGTGCTCCAACAGACTGGTGAACTCAGGGAAAGTGAAACGGGAGAAGAGAGCGGACGGTTGGGTGAAACCCGGGAAAGGGAACGAGACTGTGGTATAA